One Brassica napus cultivar Da-Ae chromosome A5, Da-Ae, whole genome shotgun sequence DNA window includes the following coding sequences:
- the LOC106370906 gene encoding phytochrome B-like, translating to MVSGVGGGGGGCGGSGRGGGRGGEESSSTHRREQAQSSGTKSLRPQSQPQTESISKAIQQYTVDARLHAVFEQSGESGRSFDYSQSLKTTTYGSSVPEQQITAYLSRIQRGGYIQPFGCMIAVDESTFAIIGYSENAREMLGLTPQSVPSLERPEILAMGTDVRSLFTSSSSVLLERAFVAREITLLNPVWIHSKYTGKPFYAILHRIDVGVVIDLEPARTEDPALSIAGAVQSQKLAVRAISQLQSLPGGDIKLLCDTVVESVRDLTGYDRVMVYKFHEDEHGEVVAESRREDLEPYIGLHYPATDIPQASRFLFKQNRVRMIVDCHATPVLVVQDDRLTQSMCLVGSTLRAPHGCHSQYMANMGSIASLAMAVIINGSEEDGSSVAGGRSAMRLWGLVVCHHTSSRCIPFPLRYACEFLMQAFGLQLNMELQLALQMSEKRVLRTQTLLCDMLLRDSPAGIVTQSPSIMDLVKCDGAAFLYHGNYYPLGVAPTEAQIKDVVEWLLANHADSTGLSTDSLGDAGYPGAAALGDAVCGMAVAYITKRDFLFWFRSHTAKEIKWGGAKHHPEDKDDGQRMHPRSSFKAFLEVVKSRSQPWETAEMDAIHSLQLILRDSFKESEAAMNSKTADGAVQPYSMAGEQGIDELGAVAREMVRLIETATVPIFAVDAGGCINGWNAKIAELTGLSVEEAMGKSLVSDLIYKENEETVDKLISRALRGDEDKNVEIKLKTFSPELQGKAVFVVVNACSSKDYSNNIVGVCFVGQDVTGQKIVMDKFINIQGDYKAIVHSPNPLIPPIFAADENTCCLEWNTALEKLTGWSRSEVIGKMLVGEVFGSCCRLKGPDALTKFMIVLHNAIGGQETDKFPFPFFDRNGKFVQALLTANKRVSFDGKVIGAFCFLQIPSPELQQALAVQRRQDTECFTKAKELAYICQVVKNPLSGLRFTNSLLEATDLNEDQKQLLETSVSCEKQISRIVSDMDLERIEDGSFELVRTEFLLGSVINAIVSQAMFLLKERGVQLIRDIPEEIKSIQVYGDQTRIQQLLAEFLLSIIRYAPSHEWVEIHISHVPKQMADGFYAIRTEFRMACPGEGLPPELVRDMFHSSRWTSPEGLGLSVCRKILKIMNGEVQYIRESERSYFLIILELPVPMKRPLSTASGSGDMMLMMP from the exons ATGGTTTCCGGAgtcggcggcggcggcggaggatGCGGCGGGAGTGGCCGCGGCGGCGGCCGCGGCGGAGAAGAATCCTCGTCAACTCACCGGAGAGAACAAGCTCAATCCTCAGGTACAAAATCTCTCAGGCCACAGAGCCAACCACAAACGGAATCAATTAGCAAAGCAATTCAGCAATACACAGTCGACGCTCGACTCCACGCCGTCTTCGAACAATCCGGCGAGTCAGGAAGATCCTTCGACTACTCGCAATCCCTCAAAACGACGACGTACGGCTCCTCGGTCCCGGAGCAGCAGATCACGGCCTACCTCTCCAGGATCCAGCGCGGCGGCTACATCCAGCCGTTCGGATGCATGATCGCCGTCGACGAGTCCACCTTCGCCATCATCGGCTACAGCGAGAACGCGCGGGAAATGCTCGGCCTCACTCCCCAGTCCGTCCCCAGCCTCGAGAGGCCCGAGATTCTCGCCATGGGAACCGACGTCCGCTCCCTCTTCACCTCCTCCAGCTCGGTCCTCCTCGAACGCGCCTTCGTGGCGCGTGAGATCACGCTCCTGAATCCCGTTTGGATCCACTCCAAGTACACTGGTAAACCGTTTTACGCTATCTTACACAGGATCGACGTTGGAGTCGTGATCGATTTGGAGCCGGCGAGGACTGAGGATCCAGCGCTTTCCATCGCCGGAGCGGTTCAGTCTCAGAAGCTAGCCGTTCGCGCTATCTCGCAGTTACAGTCTCTCCCCGGTGGAGATATTAAGCTGCTTTGTGATACGGTTGTGGAGAGTGTGAGGGACTTAACCGGATACGACCGTGTGATGGTGTACAAGTTTCACGAAGACGAGCATGGAGAGGTTGTTGCGGAGAGTAGGAGAGAGGATTTGGAGCCTTACATTGGTTTGCATTATCCAGCTACTGATATTCCTCAAGCGTCACGGTTCTTGTTTAAGCAGAATCGAGTGCGTATGATTGTTGATTGCCACGCGACGCCGGTTCTCGTGGTGCAAGACGATAGGCTGACTCAGTCTATGTGCTTGGTTGGGTCTACTTTGAGAGCTCCTCACGGTTGTCACTCTCAGTATATGGCGAATATGGGGTCTATCGCGTCTTTAGCGATGGCGGTTATAATAAACGGGAGTGAAGAAGATGGGAGTAGTGTCGCTGGTGGGAGAAGCGCTATGAGGCTTTGGGGTTTAGTCGTTTGCCATCATACTTCTTCTCGATGCATACCGTTTCCGTTGAGGTATGCTTGCGAGTTTTTGATGCAGGCGTTTGGTTTACAGTTGAACATGGAGTTGCAGTTGGCTTTGCAGATGTCGGAGAAACGCGTTTTGAGGACGCAGACGCTGTTGTGCGATATGCTTCTGCGTGACTCGCCTGCTGGGATTGTTACGCAGAGTCCTAGTATCATGGACTTGGTGAAATGTGACGGTGCAGCGTTTCTTTACCACGGGAATTATTACCCGTTGGGTGTTGCTCCGACGGAAGCTCAGATTAAAGACGTTGTGGAGTGGTTGCTTGCGAATCACGCTGATTCAACTGGTTTAAGCACTGATAGTTTAGGGGACGCAGGTTATCCCGGAGCAGCTGCGTTAGGGGATGCTGTGTGCGGTATGGCGGTTGCGTATATCACAAAAAGAGATTTCCTTTTCTGGTTTCGTTCTCATACAGCTAAAGAGATCAAATGGGGAGGCGCTAAGCATCATCCAGAGGACAAAGATGATGGGCAAAGGATGCATCCTCGCTCTTCTTTCAAGGCTTTTCTTGAAGTTGTTAAGAGTCGGAGTCAGCCGTGGGAAACTGCGGAAATGGATGCGATTCATTCGCTCCAGCTGATTCTAAGGGACTCTTTTAAGGAATCTGAGGCAGCTATGAACTCGAAAACTGCAGATGGCGCGGTTCAGCCTTATAGTATGGCAGGAGAGCAGGGGATTGATGAGTTAGGTGCTGTTGCAAGAGAGATGGTTAGACTCATCGAGACAGCAACGGTGCCTATATTCGCTGTGGATGCTGGAGGATGCATCAATGGATGGAACGCTAAGATTGCAGAGTTGACCGGTCTCTCGGTTGAAGAAGCTATGGGGAAGTCTCTGGTTTCTGATCTGATATACAAAGAGAATGAAGAAACTGTTGATAAGCTCATTTCTCGTGCGCTCAGAG GGGACGAGGACAAGAATGTGGAGATAAAGCTGAAAACTTTCAGCCCTGAACTACAAGGGAAAGCGGTTTTTGTGGTTGTGAATGCATGTTCGAGCAAGGACTACTCAAACAACATTGTTGGCGTCTGTTTTGTGGGACAGGATGTTACTGGTCAGAAAATCGTAATGGACAAGTTCATCAACATACAAGGAGACTACAAAGCCATTGTCCATAGCCCAAACCCACTGATTCCACCAATCTTTGCGGCGGACGAGAACACGTGCTGCCTGGAGTGGAACACCGCATTGGAAAAGCTCACTGGTTGGTCTCGCAGTGAAGTGATTGGGAAAATGCTTGTTGGGGAAGTGTTTGGGAGCTGTTGCAGGCTAAAGGGTCCTGATGCATTAACCAAGTTCATGATTGTGTTGCATAATGCGATCGGTGGCCAAGAAACAGACAAGTTCCCTTTCCCATTCTTTGACCGCAACGGGAAGTTTGTTCAGGCTCTACTGACTGCAAACAAGCGTGTAAGCTTCGATGGAAAGGTTATTGGGGCTTTCTGTTTCTTGCAGATCCCGAGTCCTGAGCTGCAGCAAGCTTTAGCAGTTCAACGAAGGCAGGACACAGAGTGTTTCACGAAGGCGAAAGAGCTAGCTTACATTTGTCAGGTGGTAAAGAATCCTTTGAGCGGTTTGCGTTTCACAAACTCGTTGTTGGAAGCTACAGACTTGAACGAGGATCAGAAACAGCTTCTTGAAACAAGTGTTTCTTGCGAGAAACAGATTTCCAGGATTGTCAGTGACATGGATCTTGAAAGAATTGAAGACGG TTCGTTTGAGCTAGTTAGAACGGAGTTTTTACTCGGAAGTGTCATCAACGCGATTGTAAGCCAGGCGATGTTCTTATTAAAGGAGAGAGGTGTTCAGCTGATCCGTGACATTCCTGAAGAGATCAAATCTATACAAGTTTATGGAGACCAGACAAGGATTCAACAGCTCCTAGCTGAGTTTCTGCTGAGTATAATCCGGTATGCACCGTCCCATGAGTGGGTGGAGATCCATATAAGCCATGTTCCGAAGCAAATGGCTGATGGATTCTACGCTATTCGCACAGAATTTAG AATGGCGTGCCCAGGTGAAGGTCTGCCTCCAGAGCTAGTCCGAGACATGTTTCATAGCAGCAGGTGGACGAGCCCTGAAGGGTTAGGACTAAGCGTATGTAGAAAGATTCTAAAGATCATGAACGGTGAGGTTCAGTACATCCGAGAGTCGGAACGTTCCTATTTCCTCATCATACTCGAGCTCCCGGTGCCTATGAAACGCCCTTTGTCAACCGCTAGTGGCAGCGGAGACATGATGTTGATGATGCCATAG
- the LOC106452080 gene encoding protein high chlorophyll fluorescent 107, which translates to MHFLVPTSSSSSPSPANTSSFSLLFLAPENLSKPPAKIHIGIHGVSGHSSKNTSLCAVVDRSSSNVSSRKESPDEEVLVVRRPLLENSGDDEGDKTYPAKIDAGLSKIAKKMPIFEPERSESSSSSSAAAVARAQEKPLAVNLDLSLYRAKFLARSFRYKDAEKILEKCIAYWPEDGRPYVALGKILTKQTKLSEARTVYEKGCQATQGENAYIWQCWAVLENRLGNVRRARELFDAATVADKKHVAAWHGWANLEIKQGNISKARNLLAKGLKFCGRNEYIYQTLALLEAKAGRYEQARYLFKQATISNSKSCASWLAWAQLEIQQERFPAARKLFEKAVQASPKNRFAWHVWGVFEAGIGNVERGRKLLKIGHVLNPRDPVLLQSLGLLEYKHSSANLARALLRRAAELDPRHQPVWIAWGWMEWKEGNTTTARELYQRALSIDASTESAARCLQAWGVLEQRAGNLSAARRLFRSSLNINSQSYVTWMTWAQLEEDQGDSDRAEEIRNLYFQQRTEVVDDATWVTGFLDIIDPALDTVKRLLNFGQNSDNNNSQLNDTLKYMGGAKDGQSSQVAGSSVGGREDTETGSGFNLDAFLREKLSLDPSKIEVNLDSQRLGRFIRGKTSGA; encoded by the exons ATGCACTTCCTGGTGCcgacttcttcatcttcttctccttctccggcCAACacttcttccttctctctcttatTCCTCGCTCCGGAGAATCTCTCTAAACCACCGGCGAAAATCCACATCGGAATCCATGGAGTCTCCGGCCACTCATCAAAGAACACGTCTTTATGTGCGGTTGTCGACAGGTCTTCTTCAAATGTATCATCGCGAAAGGAATCTCCGGATGAGGAAGTACTAGTAGTTCGCCGGCCGCTGCTGGAGAATTCCGGCGACGACGAAGGAGACAAAACGTATCCAGCGAAGATCGATGCTGGTTTGAGTAAGATAGCCAAGAAGATGCCGATATTCGAGCCGGAGAGATCGGAGTCTTCTTCGTCCTCCTCGGCTGCTGCTGTTGCTAGAGCTCAAGAGAAGCCTCTTGCAGTGAACCTCGACTTGTCTCTGTACAGAGCTAAGTTTCTCGCGAGGAGTTTTAGATACAAAGACGCTGAGAAGATTCTTGAGAAG TGTATAGCTTACTGGCCGGAGGATGGGAGACCGTACGTGGCGTTAGGGAAGATACTGACCAAACAAACCAAGCTGTCGGAAGCAAGAACCGTGTATGAGAAAGGGTGTCAAGCTACACAAGGAGAGAATGCATACATTTGGCAG TGTTGGGCTGTCCTGGAGAACAGATTAGGGAACGTAAGGAGAGCTAGAGAGTTATTTGATGCAGCTACGGTGGCTGACAAGAAGCATGTAGCGGCTTGGCACGGATGGGCGAACTTGGAGATAAAACAAGGGAATATTAGTAAAGCGAGGAATCTTCTCGCCAAGGGACTCAAGTTTTGCGGAAGAAACGAGTATATATACCAAACGCTTGCCTTACTGGAGGCTAAAGCTGGGAGGTATGAGCAGGCGAGGTATCTGTTTAAGCAGGCCACCATATCCAATTCCAAGAGCTGTGCTAGTTGGTTG GCGTGGGCACAGTTGGAGATACAGCAGGAGAGATTCCCAGCTGCTAGAAAGCTTTTTGAG aaagcTGTTCAGGCGAGCCCCAAGAATAGGTTTGCGTGGCACGTGTGGGGGGTGTTTGAAGCTGGGATAGGTAATGTTGAGCGTGGGAGGAAGCTACTGAAGATAGGTCATGTGCTGAATCCTAGAGACCCTGTTCTCCTTCAGTCCCTTGGCTTACTGGAGTACAAACACTCATCTGCTAATCTTGCTCGGGCTTTACTGAGGAGAGCAGCTGAGCTTGATCCTAGACATCAACCTGTTTGGATT GCATGGGGTTGGATGGAATGGAAAGAAGGAAACACAACAACAGCTAGAGAACTTTACCAAAGAGCTCTCTCCATTGACGCATCTACCGAAAGTGCCGCTCGTTGTCTACAG GCGTGGGGAGTTCTAGAGCAGAGAGCAGGGAACCTATCAGCAGCAAGAAGATTGTTCAGATCATCACTAAACATAAACTCACAAAGCTACGTAACATGGATGACATGGGCACAGCTTGAGGAAGACCAAGGAGATTCAGACCGTGCTGAGGAGATCCGTAACCTCTATTTCCAACAA CGGACAGAGGTGGTTGATGATGCTACGTGGGTCACGGGGTTCTTGGACATAATTGACCCGGCTTTAGACACGGTTAAAAGGCTATTGAACTTTGGTCAGAACAGTGATAACAACAACAGCCAGTTAAATGATACGCTTAAGTACATGGGTGGAGCTAAGGATGGTCAATCTAGTCAGGTAGCTGGAAGCTCTGTGGGAGGACGTGAGGATACTGAAACTGGGAGTGGGTTTAACTTAGATGCGTTTTTGCGTGAGAAACTGTCGTTGGATCCGTCGAAGATAGAGGTTAATCTTGATTCTCAGAGGCTAGGGAGATTCATTAGAGGGAAAACAAGTGGTGCTTGA
- the LOC106452079 gene encoding universal stress protein PHOS32: MAESGGRRIGVAVDFSECSKKALNWAIDNVVRDGDYLILITVAPNMNYEEGEMQLWETVGSPLIPLSEVSEASVMKKYGVKPDAETLDIANTAARQKSITVVMKIYWGDPREKICEAVEHIPLSSLVIGNRGLGGLKRMIMGSVSNHVVNNVACPVTVVKAHH; this comes from the exons atggcGGAGAGTGGTGGACGGAGAATTGGAGTGGCGGTGGACTTCTCGGAGTGCAGCAAGAAGGCTTTGAACTGGGCGATCGACAACGTCGTCCGCGACGGAGATTATCTAATCCTCATAACCGTGGCTCCCAATATGAATTACGAGGAAGGCGAGATGCAGCTCTGGGAGACCGTTGGATCAC CGTTGATTCCATTGAGTGAGGTCTCTGAAGCTTCCGTGATGAAGAAGTATGGAGTGAAGCCAGATGCTGAAACCCTTGACATTGCCAACACTGCCGCTAGGCAAAAATCG ATTACAGTAGTGATGAAGATATATTGGGGAGATCCTCGTGAGAAGATATGTGAGGCTGTTGAACATATCCCTCTCTCAAGTCTTGTCATCGGTAACCGTGGCCTTGGTGGCCTTAAGAg GATGATAATGGGAAGTGTTAGCAACCATGTTGTCAACAACGTTGCATGCCCTGTTACCGTCGTCAAGGCTCACCACTGA
- the LOC106345326 gene encoding B3 domain-containing protein At3g17010, giving the protein MGWNGRIKEERKNLSFFKIFQSADLSSECMRALPYNFMQNLSKEDFSYKMVIRAEWGSSWEVDVSKNPRFYYVEKSGWNQFVSDNALGDNEFITFTHKGSMSFNVNIYGKNGKEIVTPRKPLTATPLSGVKKEEGERSYKDVKKEEETCESMDGVEVEETTKKAYKTSKKKKKKKSKKVVTHVEVGESSRGRKKKAEKLKTLKKKKIKTVKKGVPEFEITIRKSYLKFLLLPRVFEEEHIPGESMEYTIHHSEMKCSWNVLCLVRENRTVFSSGWSRLAREFPLKVGDRCTFKLIKPTEFVLITKKSRKEITVIG; this is encoded by the exons ATGGGTTGGAACGGTCGGATTAAGGAAGAAAGGAAGAACCTGAGCTTCTTCAAGATCTTCCAGAGTGCAGACCTATCCTCTGAATGCATG AGAGCGCTTCCTTACAACTTCATGCAAAACCTCTCCAAGGAAGACTTCTCATACAAGATGGTGATAAGAGCGGAGTGGGGAAGCTCATGGGAAGTAGACGTCTCCAAGAACCCGAGGTTCTACTACGTGGAGAAGTCCGGATGGAACCAGTTCGTGAGCGACAATGCCTTGGGAGACAACGAGTTCATCACCTTTACTCACAAAGGGTCAATGTCCTTCAACGTCAACATCTACGGGAAGAACGGCAAGGAGATTGTCACACCGCGAAAACCTCTTACAGCAACTCCTCTGA GTGGcgtgaagaaagaagaaggtgaGAGAAGCTACAAGGATGTGAAGAAGGAAGAGGAGACATGTGAGTCCATGGATGGAGTTGAGGTTGAAGAAACTACAAAGAAGGCTTACAAAAcatccaagaagaagaagaagaagaagagcaagaaagTGGTTACTCATGTGGAAGTTGGTGAATCATCGAGAGGCAGGAAGAAGAAAGCTGAGAAGCTCAAAAcactcaagaagaagaagatcaagacAGTGAAGAAAGGTGTTCCAGAGTTCGAAATCACCATAAGGAAGTCATACCTCAAGTTCCTG TTACTTCCGAGGGTGTTTGAGGAGGAGCATATCCCTGGTGAGTCTATGGAGTACACGATCCATCACTCGGAGATGAAGTGTTCGTGGAATGTGCTCTGCTTGGTGAGGGAGAATCGGACAGTCTTCTCAAGTGGATGGAGTCGATTAGCACGTGAGTTTCCTTTGAAGGTGGGTGACAGGTGTACCTTCAAGCTCATCAAACCAACAGAGTTTGTCCTCATCACCAAGAAGAGTAGAAAGGAGATCACTGTGATTGGCTGA
- the LOC106452078 gene encoding calmodulin-binding transcription activator 6, translating to MDGDGSSGRLIGSEIHGFHTLQDLDVQTMLEEARSRWLRPNEIHAVLSNPKYFTINVKPVNLPTSGRIILFDRKMLRNFRKDGHNWKKKKDGRTVKEAHEHLKVGDEERIHVYYAHGEDNTTFVRRCYWLLDKARENIVLVHYRDTQEAATTSGDSNSPSAHSSSNLVAVEDIEFNRDESLYLGINNTPVVKTHETRLHDINTLDWDELLVQSDLDNQSAPIVDDMSYFTEHLQNATKDTAEHLTVADESLDALLNNGPQSRENFGRWMNSFIGDPNGSLEDPSFEAMVTLDQNPLAPQATFHPHSDLPQQVFNITEVSPAWAYSSEKTKIVVTGILHNSYQHLGSSNLFCICGDSCVPAEYVQAGVYRCFIPPHSPGMANLYLSADGHEPISQCFTFEHRPAPVSAKTVLENDQESKWEEFELQVRLAHLLFTSSNKLNVLSSNISPENFLDAKKLSNKTSHLLNSWAYLIKSVQGSKVSFDQAKDQIFELTLKNRIKEWLMEKVLEGRNARDYDSKGLGVIHLCAILGYTWSIQLFSLSGLSLDFRDKQGWTALHWAAYYGREKMVAALLTAGAKPNLVTDSRKDNLGGCTPADLAQQNGFDGIAAYLAEKCLVAQFVAMKLAGNISGTLETCKGEMSNQGPLPDDEQNLKDALAAYRTAAEAAARIQGAFREKALKTARSKVIQFDNKEEEAKSIIAAMKIQNAFRKYDTRRKIEAAYRIQCRFQTWKMRREFLNMRRQAIRIQAAFRGLQARKQYRKILWSVGVLEKAIIRWRQKRKLFIGLQVSEAEAEEKAEEDFYKASQKQAEERLERSVVRVQAMFRSKKAQEDYRRMKLTHEETQLEYEFLHDV from the exons ATGGATGGTGATGGTTCTTCCGGGAGACTTATCGGCTCTGAGATTCATGGATTCCATACCTTACAAG ATCTTGATGTACAGACAATGTTGGAGGAAGCAAGAAGCAGGTGGCTCCGTCCTAACGAGATTCACGCTGTCCTCTCTAATCCTAAATACTTCACCATCAATGTCAAACCTGTCAACTTACCAACCA GTGGCAGAATCATTCTGTTTGATCGTAAGATGTTGAGGAACTTCAGAAAGGATGGTCATaattggaaaaagaaaaaagatggaAGGACTGTTAAAGAAGCTCACGAACACCTCAAA GTCGGTGACGAGGAAAGGATTCATGTATACTATGCACACGGTGAAGATAACACTACCTTTGTTCGGAGGTGTTATTGGTTACTAGACAA GGCTCGAGAGAACATTGTCCTTGTACATTACCGTGACACACAAGAG GCAGCGACGACATCAGGGGACTCGAACTCTCCATCTGCTCATTCATCCTCAAATCTTGTGGCAGTTGAAGATATTGAATTTAACCGTGATGAGTCACTTTATCTAG GAATCAACAACACTCCAGTTGTAAAAACTCATGAGACTAGGCTTCATGATATCAATACGCTTGATTGGGATGAGCTGCTAGTACAAAGTGATCTTGACAACCAATCCGCACCAATCGTTG ATGATATGTCATACTTcacagaacatctccaaaatGCCACAAAAGACACTGCAGAGCATCTGACAGTGGCTGATGAATCTCTTGACGCTTTGCTTAACAATGGTCCGCAAAGCCGAGAGAATTTTGGTAGGTGGATGAATTCCTTCATCGGCGACCCTAATGGTTCCTTGGAGGATCCGTCCTTTGAAGCCATGGTTACACTTGACCAGAATCCATTAGCTCCTCAAGCTACATTTCATCCTCACTCTGACTTACCTCAGCAAGTGTTCAACATAACCGAAGTTTCACCTGCTTGGGCCTATTCttcagagaaaacaaag ATTGTGGTAACTGGTATATTGCACAACAGTTATCAACACCTCGGAAGTTCAAACCTTTTCTGCATCTGTGGCGACTCGTGTGTCCCTGCAGAGTATGTCCAGGCGGGAGTCTACCGTTGTTTCATACCTCCTCACTCGCCCGGCATGGCCAACCTCTATCTTAGTGCAGATGGACACGAGCCTATAAGCCAGTGTTTCACCTTCGAACACCGTCCAGCCCCAGTTTCTGCCAAGACCGTTCTTGAAAACGATCAAGAATCCAAATGGGAAGAGTTTGAGCTCCAAGTCAGACTTGCTCATCTTCTCTTTACCTCTTCCAACAAACTCAACGTTCTCTCCAGCAACATCTCACCTGAAAACTTTCTAGATGCTAAAAAACTCTCCAACAAGACTTCTCATCTGTTGAACAGTTGGGCTTATCTGATCAAGTCTGTTCAGGGGAGTAAGGTGTCGTTTGATCAAGCGAAAGACCAAATCTTCGAGCTTACTCTGAAGAACAGGATTAAGGAATGGCTGATGGAGAAAGTGCTTGAAGGTCGCAACGCACGGGACTATGACTCTAAAGGCCTCGGTGTGATCCACCTCTGTGCCATTCTTGGGTACACTTGGTCTATCCAGCTCTTCTCGTTATCAGGTTTATCGTTGGACTTCCGTGATAAACAAGGATGGACTGCTCTTCATTGGGCTGCATACTACGGAAG GGAGAAAATGGTGGCTGCTCTTCTCACTGCTGGGGCCAAACCGAACTTGGTGACAGACTCAAGAAAGGATAATCTTGGCGGATGCACGCCGGCTGATCTGGCTCAGCAAAACGGGTTTGATGGTATAGCTGCTTATCTAGCTGAGAAATGTTTGGTAGCTCAGTTTGTAGCCATGAAGCTTGCTGGAAACATTAGTGGAACCCTGGAGACTTGCAAGGGGGAGATGTCAAACCAAGGTCCTCTCCCTGACGATGAGCAGAACCTTAAGGACGCTTTGGCGGCATACAGAACAGCTGCAGAAGCAGCGGCTAGGATTCAGGGAGCGTTTAGGGAGAAGGCTTTGAAGACAGCACGGTCAAAAGTGATCCAGTTtgacaacaaggaagaagaggcTAAGAGCATAATCGCGGCGATGAAGATTCAGAACGCATTCCGCAAGTACGATACGCGTAGGAAGATAGAAGCTGCTTACAGGATCCAGTGTAGGTTCCAAACATGGAAAATGAGAAGAGAGTTCTTGAATATGAGGCGTCAAGCAATTAGGATCCAG gCGGCATTCAGGGGGTTACAAGCAAGGAAGCAGTACAGGAAGATCTTATGGTCGGTAGGAGTGCTGGAGAAGGCAATAATCAGGTGGAGACAAAAGAGAAAATTGTTTATAGGACTCCAAGTGAGCGAAGCTGAAGCAGAGGAAAAAGCAGAGGAAGATTTCTACAAGGCGAGTCAGAAACAAGCAGAGGAGAGGCTTGAGAGATCTGTAGTGCGGGTCCAAGCCATGTTCAGGTCTAAGAAAGCTCAAGAGGATTACAGGAGGATGAAACTTACTCATGAAGAAACTCAG TTGGAGTATGAGTTCTTGCATGATGTTTGA